Proteins co-encoded in one Crateriforma spongiae genomic window:
- a CDS encoding Ig-like domain-containing protein, with protein MSASQKPHVAKASRSRKENKKRSRRSRRSRSLLVQNLEDRQLMAANVLDDVIDSTELSSVNSEGLNVLINDSTGNEAQTVSAFNAEVDLTTLPDLAPVNDSDWFIPMRQDPNDPSKEIPQRSIFEGAVLFNDEREDVSNGGANNGDIDLLRDDDADFTNDHLLTNGNRLNPTTPGDRLDASEGMLIATLRSNDPVDASNVNLGVPQYASEGGGETWIAIAAGPENNGELSIDTSAAFFPYDAGWIGATFNGSASFTTGAKDADGNGILSATGSGGVYEVTVPGVNDSFSDGFLFGMGADNEDNYTRTRPIGDNQWAVQHRDNAAEIGGSEGDDFNVLYIPRTTRGLIGGVVDGDSTDTNSMLDEFGDFTLLPQGDGLYKLTVPGHDITSGVLIMENYDLTVTEPRNTYFTYDADPNDPSSILIRQFAWNGNTEERLDTDFVFFFIPFENDLGVTSDLEVTSLGATTDAPGALGGLSDGGVPVSVYADGSINYDFDLAALVEGDVHTDTFVYEATDPATMESAIGTVSVTLRGTNDAPIAIGELADRDINEDETEVIDLAAIFDDLDNGDSLTYSFDPGIGGLFSGEIVGDTLTVTPTPDAFGSTTISVTATDSTGLTLTLSASFNLVPVDNDDVVAVDDVAVTDKVTPLDIAILDNDYHPDTSPFSVSAAHIGGNPEATGNGDTVWTVDATTAAPNDLTIQSPANRGDVAVGRGGSDLSLTDGVFLGTVRDNTDPFQTVNAYAAFSSYGFATDTGVGGGERNSPLHAAFFPFAEGWTSGHVASDGTLLGGVGVSQANVTKLGTGLFEVSIPGVTNASFDGMLFAIGGNNDDNIVSVMPSAFGNTWQIRQMDSDSDIDGFEDDAFSFVYIPASTAGLIGGRTQEQEGFVSLVQSFGGASLDFSSQSGDYLVNIPGYTPNDGALIAVSSGSVFSTIDGIPTQVPANHQTVAVADGNSFRIQLKQSGDYAIPLTVEGVETPDVQFIFLPFDQPLERVENLDFSMTSFDTTSALGGTITAGPDGTLQYDPSTGNASITGLGNGEFVEDTFTYTVTDGRGGTSTATVTVTVQGPNRDPDAVDDTVNLNEENSKGAVLTVLGNDTDPDVIDLRGPIQGVAAGNLSVDESSVWSVAQTSATTNAITLGAGTTGEVEVQIDGGAIAPASGITLATVRENHDDAGPNASLVQAFANGSGGTSLAIEAFATDTSTDADVSVAYFPFADGWIGGHVDAGGALMSGNGLTATDIVRTGDGRYEVTIPGVTDASIDGFLFVIGNEDSDNAVSSRAISGSGMYEVAVRDNQQDFGDGEDGGFSFLFVPRNAENLIAGTVNAGSGLANPVSLAIGDFTLERQDITDGGQQWKLTIPGQSPDTGMLVLTNQDNGELEDNYLSYESDGSGSFLIRNHDMPGLGRQNQPFTFMFVPFDGTAKPVSRPVTGPLSIQSVDATSALGASVTINADGTLLYEPGTLFDDLYSDESVVDTFSYTATDGFGGSDTATVTVNINGFGEAPEIDLGTGPAYFGIGDSPVGIAPFTDLIEIDDANVDGAVVTVEITGGGVATDELAIRNEGTGLGQFGVSGGDITYEGTMIGSFTGGDGTNPLVITLNASANGAITERLLQTITFNNTDSAILPGTREVTFSLVDGGGRSKDAAATTVELRYIRSREIQEGVDWGYGIYEGTDDARLLQSQSDIVQDPAAGIWIDFDSGSSNSQGVLRFGNIFGDGPGQIPVGSIITSATLTLNSDLGASSNAQGDGARMFRMLQDWDESQASWDYFTDGLVNQSTTGGGVPDGVEARTEFESAIGTESLSGSTGTGFLDFSVLPDLRAWASGEANHGWAMIPWEGGSDGWYFDSSEDPNSTHRPRLSIEWLPADAVDVVSFQDGVDGYEGTVDTEIDSNGADSDLSAATTLFIDSPSSGALIRFDDIIGEAVGQIPAGSQIISARLRTASTTSNAQGDGGRFYPMLTTWSDTDTYNTLVDGVSTDGTEASDVFHTQAGFESRNPNVQGGFHDWDVTTDVQAWVNGTTDNNGWFVNHWESGTDGWGFQSSEASEITERPRLEIYYTDAPAGTAPQVSDVVIADGTDQRSMVSEVTVSFDQDVNVQPGAFELEKLGNGGGMVDVTASDAVFNAATSQWEIILTFGGSLVEANATNSLTDGNYRLTINRELITGVTGGMSMADDRVDDFFRFYGDVNGDRLVGIGDFGPFQASFNKQDGDEDFNPALDSNGDGLIGIGDFGAFQGRFNTQLDPPAS; from the coding sequence ATGAGCGCCTCGCAGAAGCCTCACGTTGCCAAAGCATCTCGATCACGAAAAGAAAACAAGAAGCGATCGCGGCGAAGCCGACGTAGCCGCAGCCTGCTGGTCCAGAACCTGGAAGACCGCCAACTGATGGCCGCCAACGTCCTGGACGACGTGATTGACTCCACGGAGCTGTCCAGCGTCAACTCGGAAGGCCTCAACGTCCTGATCAACGACAGCACCGGGAACGAGGCTCAGACCGTCTCGGCGTTCAACGCCGAGGTCGACCTGACGACTCTTCCGGATTTGGCTCCGGTCAACGATTCGGATTGGTTCATTCCGATGCGTCAGGATCCGAACGATCCTTCGAAGGAAATCCCGCAGCGATCGATCTTTGAAGGCGCGGTGCTGTTCAATGATGAACGCGAGGATGTCAGCAACGGCGGCGCGAACAACGGCGACATCGACTTGCTGCGTGATGACGACGCCGACTTCACCAACGACCACCTGCTGACCAACGGCAACCGGCTGAACCCGACGACCCCCGGCGACCGTCTTGACGCGTCCGAAGGGATGTTGATTGCAACGCTGCGAAGTAACGATCCGGTGGACGCGTCCAATGTGAATTTGGGCGTTCCGCAATATGCCAGCGAAGGTGGCGGAGAAACTTGGATCGCCATCGCGGCGGGACCAGAGAACAACGGCGAACTTTCCATCGACACCTCCGCCGCGTTCTTCCCCTACGACGCTGGATGGATCGGTGCAACCTTCAACGGCAGTGCCAGCTTCACGACGGGTGCCAAAGATGCTGACGGAAACGGGATCCTGTCGGCAACCGGCTCGGGGGGCGTCTACGAAGTGACCGTCCCCGGGGTCAACGATTCTTTCTCCGACGGATTCTTGTTCGGCATGGGAGCCGACAACGAAGACAACTACACCCGGACTCGTCCGATCGGCGACAACCAATGGGCCGTCCAGCACCGCGACAACGCCGCAGAGATCGGTGGTTCGGAAGGCGACGATTTCAATGTGCTGTACATCCCTCGCACCACGCGAGGTTTGATCGGCGGTGTGGTCGATGGCGACAGCACCGATACCAATTCGATGCTGGATGAGTTCGGCGACTTTACGTTGCTGCCGCAAGGCGACGGCTTGTACAAGCTGACCGTTCCCGGTCACGACATCACCTCCGGTGTCCTGATCATGGAAAACTATGACCTGACGGTCACCGAACCGCGGAACACCTACTTCACCTACGACGCCGACCCCAACGATCCGTCGTCGATCCTGATCCGCCAGTTCGCATGGAATGGCAACACGGAAGAACGTTTGGACACGGACTTTGTGTTCTTCTTCATCCCGTTTGAAAACGACCTGGGTGTGACGTCGGATCTGGAGGTCACCAGTCTGGGGGCAACCACCGATGCACCGGGCGCGCTGGGTGGCCTGAGCGATGGGGGCGTTCCGGTTTCGGTATACGCCGACGGATCGATCAATTACGACTTTGACCTGGCTGCTTTGGTCGAAGGTGACGTCCATACCGACACGTTCGTCTACGAAGCCACCGACCCGGCGACCATGGAATCGGCCATCGGAACGGTTTCCGTGACGCTGCGTGGAACCAACGATGCCCCGATCGCCATCGGCGAACTGGCGGATCGCGACATCAACGAAGACGAAACCGAAGTGATCGACCTGGCGGCCATCTTCGATGACTTGGACAACGGGGATTCACTGACCTACTCGTTCGATCCCGGGATCGGTGGATTGTTCTCGGGCGAAATCGTTGGCGACACGTTGACCGTGACCCCGACACCCGATGCATTCGGTTCCACGACCATCTCGGTCACCGCGACCGATAGCACGGGCTTGACATTGACCTTGTCCGCATCGTTCAACCTGGTTCCCGTTGACAATGATGACGTGGTCGCAGTCGACGACGTGGCGGTGACAGACAAAGTCACTCCGCTGGACATTGCGATCCTTGACAACGATTACCACCCAGACACTTCGCCGTTCTCGGTTTCCGCCGCTCACATCGGCGGAAACCCCGAAGCGACCGGCAACGGCGACACCGTTTGGACGGTGGATGCGACCACGGCGGCGCCCAACGACTTGACGATCCAAAGCCCTGCCAACCGCGGTGACGTGGCGGTTGGACGTGGTGGCAGCGATCTGTCGCTGACCGATGGTGTCTTCTTGGGCACCGTTCGCGATAACACGGATCCGTTCCAAACGGTCAACGCCTATGCAGCGTTCAGCAGCTATGGCTTCGCCACCGACACCGGTGTCGGTGGTGGCGAGCGAAACTCACCTTTGCATGCCGCGTTCTTCCCGTTCGCGGAAGGCTGGACCAGCGGCCACGTCGCATCAGACGGCACGTTGCTAGGCGGCGTCGGTGTTTCCCAAGCGAACGTGACCAAATTGGGCACAGGCCTGTTCGAGGTGTCGATCCCCGGTGTTACCAACGCTTCGTTCGACGGAATGCTGTTTGCCATCGGCGGAAACAACGATGACAACATTGTTTCGGTGATGCCATCGGCGTTCGGCAACACATGGCAGATCCGTCAGATGGACAGCGATAGCGATATCGACGGATTCGAAGACGACGCATTCAGTTTCGTTTACATCCCGGCGTCGACCGCCGGATTGATCGGCGGTCGAACGCAGGAACAAGAAGGCTTTGTCAGCCTGGTCCAGTCGTTCGGGGGCGCGTCGCTTGACTTCAGTTCGCAATCCGGCGATTACTTGGTCAACATCCCTGGCTACACGCCCAATGACGGTGCGTTGATCGCCGTGTCTTCTGGTTCGGTATTTTCCACCATTGATGGCATCCCGACTCAGGTCCCGGCCAATCACCAAACCGTCGCCGTCGCCGATGGCAACAGTTTCCGCATTCAATTGAAGCAATCCGGCGACTATGCGATTCCGTTGACGGTCGAAGGCGTCGAGACCCCGGACGTTCAGTTCATCTTCCTGCCGTTCGATCAGCCACTTGAACGTGTCGAGAATCTCGATTTCAGCATGACGTCGTTTGACACGACGTCGGCTCTGGGCGGAACGATCACGGCCGGTCCGGATGGAACCTTGCAATACGATCCGTCCACCGGCAACGCTTCGATCACCGGGCTTGGCAATGGCGAATTTGTCGAAGACACCTTCACCTACACCGTCACCGATGGTCGTGGTGGGACATCGACCGCAACCGTCACGGTAACCGTTCAAGGTCCTAACCGCGATCCCGACGCTGTCGACGACACGGTCAACCTGAACGAAGAAAACAGTAAGGGTGCCGTTTTGACGGTCCTGGGCAATGACACCGACCCGGACGTCATCGACCTTCGTGGCCCAATCCAAGGCGTCGCCGCCGGCAATCTGTCGGTTGACGAATCGAGCGTCTGGAGTGTCGCGCAAACCAGTGCGACCACCAACGCGATCACTCTGGGTGCCGGTACGACTGGTGAAGTCGAAGTCCAAATTGATGGCGGTGCGATCGCGCCAGCCAGCGGCATCACCTTGGCAACCGTCCGCGAAAATCACGACGATGCGGGCCCCAACGCCAGCTTGGTGCAGGCCTTTGCGAACGGTTCGGGCGGCACGTCGCTGGCAATCGAAGCCTTTGCGACGGACACTAGCACCGATGCCGACGTATCGGTCGCATACTTCCCGTTTGCCGATGGATGGATCGGTGGACACGTCGACGCCGGTGGTGCCTTGATGTCCGGAAACGGACTGACCGCGACCGACATCGTGCGTACCGGCGATGGCCGCTATGAAGTCACTATCCCCGGCGTCACCGATGCCTCAATCGACGGATTCTTGTTCGTCATCGGAAATGAAGACTCCGACAACGCTGTGTCGTCGCGTGCGATTTCCGGCTCGGGCATGTACGAAGTCGCCGTGCGTGACAACCAGCAAGACTTTGGTGATGGCGAAGACGGCGGTTTCAGTTTCCTGTTCGTTCCGCGTAACGCTGAAAACCTGATCGCCGGGACCGTCAATGCCGGATCGGGCTTGGCCAACCCGGTCAGCCTTGCGATCGGCGACTTCACCTTGGAGCGTCAAGACATCACCGATGGTGGTCAGCAGTGGAAGTTGACCATTCCTGGCCAGTCACCCGACACGGGCATGTTGGTGCTGACGAACCAAGACAATGGCGAATTGGAAGACAACTACTTGTCTTACGAGTCAGACGGTTCGGGCAGCTTCCTGATCCGCAACCACGACATGCCGGGATTGGGTCGCCAAAACCAGCCGTTCACGTTCATGTTCGTCCCGTTTGACGGCACCGCCAAGCCGGTCAGCCGTCCGGTTACCGGACCGCTGTCGATTCAATCGGTCGACGCGACGAGTGCATTGGGAGCAAGCGTCACGATCAATGCCGATGGCACGCTGTTGTACGAACCGGGCACCCTCTTTGACGACTTGTACTCGGACGAATCGGTTGTCGACACCTTCAGCTACACCGCCACCGACGGATTCGGCGGTTCCGATACGGCCACCGTTACGGTCAACATCAATGGTTTCGGTGAAGCTCCGGAGATCGACCTGGGCACCGGCCCGGCCTACTTCGGCATTGGCGATTCACCCGTTGGCATTGCACCGTTTACTGACTTGATTGAAATCGACGATGCCAACGTCGACGGCGCCGTCGTCACGGTGGAAATCACCGGCGGCGGTGTTGCCACCGACGAACTGGCTATCCGGAACGAAGGCACGGGCCTGGGCCAATTTGGCGTCAGCGGTGGGGACATCACCTATGAAGGGACGATGATCGGATCCTTCACCGGTGGCGATGGCACCAACCCGCTGGTCATCACCCTGAACGCCTCGGCCAACGGTGCGATCACCGAACGATTGCTGCAGACGATCACGTTCAACAACACCGACAGTGCAATCCTACCCGGTACTCGTGAAGTCACCTTTAGCTTGGTTGATGGCGGCGGACGATCGAAGGACGCGGCCGCGACTACTGTTGAACTTCGTTACATCCGATCACGTGAGATCCAAGAGGGCGTCGACTGGGGCTATGGGATCTATGAAGGCACCGACGACGCACGTCTGCTCCAGTCGCAATCCGATATCGTTCAAGACCCAGCCGCAGGAATCTGGATCGACTTTGACAGCGGAAGCAGCAACTCTCAAGGCGTCTTGCGATTCGGAAACATCTTTGGGGACGGCCCCGGGCAGATTCCGGTCGGATCCATCATCACATCAGCAACCTTGACATTGAACTCCGACCTGGGCGCTTCTTCCAATGCACAAGGTGACGGTGCCCGCATGTTCCGCATGCTGCAGGACTGGGATGAGTCGCAAGCGTCGTGGGATTACTTCACCGACGGCCTTGTCAATCAAAGCACGACCGGTGGCGGGGTTCCCGATGGCGTCGAAGCTCGCACTGAATTTGAGTCCGCCATCGGTACGGAGTCCTTGTCAGGTTCCACAGGCACCGGCTTTTTAGACTTCAGCGTTCTGCCTGATCTGCGAGCCTGGGCCAGTGGTGAAGCCAACCACGGCTGGGCCATGATCCCTTGGGAAGGCGGCAGCGACGGCTGGTACTTCGACTCGTCTGAAGATCCCAACTCGACTCATCGTCCCCGGCTGAGCATCGAATGGTTGCCGGCCGATGCGGTGGACGTTGTCAGTTTCCAAGACGGCGTTGATGGATACGAAGGCACGGTCGATACCGAGATCGACAGCAATGGTGCGGATAGCGACTTGTCCGCCGCCACGACCCTGTTCATCGATTCGCCGAGCTCCGGTGCATTGATTCGTTTCGATGACATCATCGGCGAGGCGGTCGGCCAAATCCCCGCCGGATCACAGATCATCTCGGCTCGGCTTCGCACCGCTAGCACGACCAGTAACGCCCAAGGGGATGGCGGTCGGTTCTATCCCATGCTGACCACGTGGTCGGACACCGACACGTACAACACATTGGTCGACGGCGTCAGCACCGATGGAACCGAAGCATCCGACGTGTTCCATACCCAAGCCGGTTTTGAAAGCCGCAACCCGAACGTCCAAGGCGGTTTCCATGACTGGGACGTGACCACGGATGTTCAAGCCTGGGTCAACGGAACGACCGACAACAACGGGTGGTTCGTCAACCACTGGGAAAGCGGCACCGATGGTTGGGGATTCCAATCATCCGAAGCATCGGAAATCACCGAACGCCCGCGTTTGGAAATCTATTACACCGATGCACCGGCAGGCACGGCACCACAAGTTTCTGATGTGGTCATCGCCGATGGCACCGACCAACGATCGATGGTCAGCGAAGTCACGGTGTCGTTCGATCAAGACGTCAACGTTCAACCCGGTGCGTTTGAACTGGAGAAGCTTGGCAATGGTGGTGGCATGGTCGATGTGACCGCATCGGATGCCGTCTTCAACGCGGCCACCAGCCAGTGGGAAATCATTCTGACGTTCGGCGGAAGCTTGGTGGAAGCCAACGCAACCAACTCGCTGACCGATGGCAACTATCGACTGACGATCAATCGCGAATTGATCACCGGCGTGACCGGTGGCATGTCGATGGCCGATGACCGCGTCGATGACTTCTTCCGGTTCTACGGCGACGTCAACGGTGACCGTCTCGTTGGCATTGGAGACTTTGGTCCCTTCCAAGCCTCATTCAACAAGCAGGATGGCGACGAGGACTTCAACCCCGCTTTGGACTCCAACGGCGATGGGCTGATCGGCATCGGCGATTTCGGTGCGTTTCAAGGGCGATTCAACACTCAGCTGGATCCCCCCGCTTCCTGA
- a CDS encoding PEP-CTERM sorting domain-containing protein (PEP-CTERM proteins occur, often in large numbers, in the proteomes of bacteria that also encode an exosortase, a predicted intramembrane cysteine proteinase. The presence of a PEP-CTERM domain at a protein's C-terminus predicts cleavage within the sorting domain, followed by covalent anchoring to some some component of the (usually Gram-negative) cell surface. Many PEP-CTERM proteins exhibit an unusual sequence composition that includes large numbers of potential glycosylation sites. Expression of one such protein has been shown restore the ability of a bacterium to form floc, a type of biofilm.): MICFHKTAASLVAVLLVAGVARQSCAEVSISVALTRTDGLGVGDAFDPNSTIFADFSMELLASDSVGSFQTSIVYDATELRLVNAEQVAVTGLPIELAPGVDDSVPGEIRGFDAATFVGGVQGPTSFVFGRAEFVTLEQPIGTVDDGLADITPFFTGFDGVNAVGGAAIDPVGIIFNPASVSITAVPEPTSLAALGLISSGVAYRMRLRRKTAAKK, translated from the coding sequence ATGATTTGTTTCCATAAAACTGCAGCCAGCCTTGTGGCAGTGCTGTTGGTCGCGGGAGTCGCCCGCCAGAGTTGTGCAGAAGTTAGCATCAGCGTTGCTTTGACACGCACTGACGGACTTGGCGTTGGTGATGCGTTCGATCCGAACAGCACGATCTTCGCCGATTTCTCGATGGAACTCCTGGCAAGTGATTCCGTCGGCAGTTTCCAGACTTCCATTGTCTACGATGCGACCGAACTGCGTCTGGTCAACGCCGAGCAAGTTGCCGTCACTGGACTCCCCATCGAATTGGCTCCCGGTGTTGACGACAGTGTGCCCGGAGAAATTCGTGGCTTTGATGCCGCTACGTTTGTAGGTGGCGTCCAAGGGCCAACGAGCTTTGTGTTCGGTCGCGCTGAATTCGTGACGCTTGAACAGCCGATCGGAACCGTTGACGACGGGTTGGCCGACATCACCCCGTTTTTCACCGGTTTTGATGGAGTCAATGCGGTGGGTGGTGCCGCGATCGATCCGGTAGGTATCATTTTCAATCCGGCTAGTGTCTCGATCACCGCGGTTCCCGAACCGACGTCGTTGGCCGCGTTGGGTCTGATCAGCAGTGGCGTTGCCTATCGCATGCGTCTTCGTCGCAAGACGGCAGCCAAGAAGTAA
- a CDS encoding O-antigen ligase family protein, whose amino-acid sequence MSRPLSIPLSSSAPSPPESRLEAVLAAPLAPLACALALLAAALVNPLDVGFRNAAESDSVGLDWQVALKLVVSGIAGGVGFLGFLTNWRVRDALARLPGMFFVALGFVFLGTSLFALDEVANVCRVAALIYCIYVLFIPTALSFLSLRTIVLMVLTGLVMHMVVSWFLYLFVPEIGVYEERLIGETVVLRMSGTAHPNSVGRVAVLAIVICIALLRGGRVGTVSPQKGLILYALIALAIATAIETKSRTAIAAGMASTIVMLIDLAASRFGRILAAMAGVGFFAAILVYGLGNGAEDFGSTIVSLGTKTGDASELTTATGRTVIWTEALSLIAQRPWTGWGLNSAPILLAEFSQHTHNLVLHCLFSGGIFAGILALVLVGWTLLVGLTSNEPFVRGISAYVLVSGMFEDTVFETFPFSSTLLWMTGLFAPVIYGNLASDKRFGMPSWPSLVGNADFTGSASASVDPPKRPSDQTSVQ is encoded by the coding sequence ATGAGTCGTCCGCTGTCGATCCCTTTGTCAAGCTCCGCCCCATCACCGCCCGAATCGCGGTTGGAAGCGGTCTTGGCTGCGCCACTGGCACCATTGGCCTGCGCGTTGGCTCTCTTAGCGGCCGCGTTGGTCAATCCGTTGGACGTGGGCTTCCGGAACGCGGCGGAGAGCGATTCAGTCGGTTTGGACTGGCAGGTCGCGCTCAAACTGGTCGTGTCGGGAATTGCCGGTGGCGTCGGCTTCTTGGGTTTTCTGACCAACTGGCGGGTCCGCGATGCATTGGCCCGTTTGCCCGGAATGTTCTTCGTCGCACTGGGATTCGTCTTTTTGGGGACGTCACTGTTTGCCTTGGACGAAGTCGCCAATGTGTGCCGCGTCGCTGCATTGATCTATTGCATTTACGTCCTGTTCATCCCGACCGCGTTGTCGTTCCTGTCATTGCGAACCATCGTGCTGATGGTGTTGACCGGTTTGGTCATGCACATGGTGGTGTCTTGGTTTCTGTATTTGTTCGTCCCTGAAATCGGCGTCTACGAGGAACGGCTGATCGGCGAAACCGTTGTTTTGCGGATGTCAGGCACAGCACACCCCAACTCCGTTGGACGCGTCGCCGTGCTTGCGATTGTGATTTGCATTGCCTTGTTGCGGGGTGGTCGTGTCGGGACGGTGTCACCGCAGAAAGGATTGATCCTGTATGCCCTAATCGCGTTGGCCATCGCGACGGCAATCGAAACAAAAAGCCGCACCGCAATCGCGGCCGGAATGGCATCGACCATCGTGATGCTGATCGACCTGGCGGCCAGTCGGTTCGGACGAATCTTGGCCGCCATGGCCGGCGTCGGCTTCTTCGCCGCAATACTGGTTTATGGGCTAGGCAACGGCGCAGAAGACTTTGGTTCGACCATTGTTTCGCTGGGCACCAAAACGGGCGACGCATCGGAATTGACCACTGCGACGGGGCGGACTGTCATCTGGACCGAAGCGTTGTCGTTGATTGCCCAGCGTCCATGGACGGGATGGGGTTTGAACAGCGCGCCGATTCTCCTGGCTGAGTTTTCCCAGCACACGCATAACCTTGTTTTGCACTGTTTGTTTTCCGGCGGCATCTTCGCGGGCATTCTTGCGTTGGTCTTGGTCGGCTGGACACTGCTGGTAGGCCTGACGTCCAATGAGCCTTTCGTGCGAGGAATCTCCGCCTACGTCCTTGTTTCGGGAATGTTCGAAGACACCGTTTTTGAAACGTTTCCTTTTTCGTCCACGTTGCTGTGGATGACCGGACTGTTTGCGCCGGTGATCTATGGGAACTTGGCCAGCGACAAAAGGTTTGGAATGCCAAGCTGGCCATCGCTTGTCGGCAACGCCGACTTCACCGGTTCCGCGTCTGCTTCGGTTGATCCACCGAAGCGTCCCTCCGATCAAACGTCGGTCCAATGA
- a CDS encoding glycosyltransferase family 2 protein, translating into MPASGTLSTSEPQTFARISGASGPLRPGVSVQMAVFNAMPYLVDAVESILYQSYQDFEFIIVDDGSTDDSLAYLQSVDDARIKIIPQSNRGTAAAGNVGLAHCTRQYLARMDADDWSDPSRLERLADALDANPDVSMVGSSFAYFGDRTAGRPVPMPQNHDSIYRALLRGDHGMVHGASMMRTDCMRAVGGYWEHRFFEDWDLFLRMAEVGKLMNVPDSLYLYRAHDTSLSSRRLEEMRLHYDYAIDQAKRRREGIPTCDLAEFQSQRKNRPVTKAIGERLDNIALANYRRAMGEIYGHRPLRGRMRLLSASLWNPRRTLNRIGRRFQSRID; encoded by the coding sequence GTGCCCGCATCCGGAACACTGTCGACCAGCGAACCGCAGACATTCGCAAGAATATCTGGGGCAAGCGGTCCGCTGCGCCCCGGCGTTAGCGTCCAGATGGCGGTTTTCAATGCGATGCCGTATTTGGTCGACGCAGTGGAATCGATCCTGTACCAAAGCTATCAGGACTTCGAATTCATCATCGTCGACGACGGCTCGACAGACGATTCCCTGGCATATCTGCAAAGCGTCGATGATGCACGCATCAAAATCATCCCCCAATCCAATCGGGGAACGGCCGCTGCGGGGAATGTCGGTTTAGCTCATTGCACCCGACAGTACTTAGCGCGAATGGATGCCGACGACTGGTCGGACCCTAGTCGCTTGGAACGCTTGGCGGATGCTTTGGACGCAAACCCTGACGTGTCCATGGTGGGCAGCAGCTTTGCGTACTTTGGTGACCGTACCGCGGGACGTCCGGTACCGATGCCGCAAAACCACGATTCGATTTACCGTGCACTGCTACGAGGCGACCACGGGATGGTTCATGGCGCCAGCATGATGCGAACCGATTGCATGCGGGCGGTGGGCGGATACTGGGAACACCGGTTCTTTGAAGACTGGGACTTGTTCCTACGGATGGCAGAAGTCGGAAAGTTGATGAATGTTCCGGACAGTCTGTATCTATATCGCGCGCACGACACCAGTCTTAGCAGCCGACGATTGGAAGAAATGCGACTGCACTACGACTATGCGATCGACCAAGCCAAGCGTCGTCGCGAAGGCATACCGACATGTGACCTGGCCGAATTTCAATCACAGCGAAAAAACCGCCCGGTGACAAAGGCAATCGGCGAGCGGTTGGACAACATCGCGCTGGCAAACTATCGACGCGCGATGGGGGAAATCTACGGGCACAGGCCGCTGCGAGGCCGCATGCGATTGCTGTCAGCGTCGTTGTGGAATCCACGTCGAACCTTGAATCGGATCGGACGACGTTTTCAATCCCGAATCGATTAG